The following coding sequences lie in one Niabella agricola genomic window:
- a CDS encoding DUF4350 domain-containing protein, whose protein sequence is MKKYAPYFLLLLLTGVIFLLFVRTGKKNAKPVSTFVSLKKEDKNPYGTYVAYEGMKHFFPTADLRSNTKNFLEDTLLNQESPGRLFISIGPQFTISSYELDALVRFIEEGNTVFISCFRPGEELEQLIDGRASVGAIQSYPFADYGPDTMHVELDAAPFPKSYTTRYPGVALEGYFVRTDKSTTRILGRGQEGRANFIELRKGKGRLFLHLSPLTFSNYFLLYQNNIEYFSQVFSMIPGDTHTIIWDEYYRKRRYANNKKNGWFASIMKQQSFRSGILLALFLLLVFTLLEMRRRQRFIPRIAPPKNDTLDFVKTMGLLYYDKKDNVNLAQKMSAYFLEHLRNKYHIFSKELNEAFVREVSDKSGADPSLVTTIVNQIKKVNQEGVIPDADLVLLQANIEKFYKSV, encoded by the coding sequence TTGAAAAAATATGCTCCATATTTCTTGCTGCTCCTGCTGACCGGCGTCATCTTCTTGCTGTTTGTACGAACCGGCAAAAAAAACGCGAAACCGGTCAGTACATTTGTTTCCTTAAAAAAAGAAGACAAGAACCCCTATGGCACTTATGTGGCATACGAGGGAATGAAACATTTTTTTCCCACCGCGGATCTTCGTTCCAATACTAAAAATTTCCTGGAAGACACCCTGTTGAACCAGGAATCCCCGGGACGGCTTTTTATCAGCATCGGTCCCCAGTTTACAATTTCCTCCTATGAACTGGATGCCCTGGTGCGTTTTATTGAAGAAGGAAACACGGTCTTCATCAGCTGTTTCCGCCCGGGTGAGGAACTGGAACAGCTGATCGACGGCAGGGCCAGCGTCGGGGCCATACAATCCTACCCTTTTGCCGATTACGGACCAGACACCATGCATGTAGAACTGGATGCCGCCCCCTTTCCAAAAAGTTACACGACCCGTTATCCCGGCGTGGCATTGGAGGGATATTTTGTCAGAACGGACAAAAGCACCACCCGTATCCTCGGACGCGGCCAGGAAGGCCGGGCGAATTTCATCGAACTGAGAAAAGGAAAAGGCCGGTTGTTCCTGCACCTTTCACCCTTAACTTTTAGCAACTATTTTTTATTGTATCAAAACAATATCGAATATTTCAGCCAGGTATTTTCGATGATCCCCGGCGATACCCATACCATTATCTGGGATGAATATTACCGCAAGCGGAGATATGCCAACAACAAAAAAAATGGCTGGTTTGCCTCTATTATGAAGCAGCAATCATTCCGAAGCGGCATCCTGCTGGCTTTATTCCTCCTGCTCGTTTTCACCTTGCTTGAGATGCGGCGGCGGCAACGTTTTATTCCCCGGATTGCGCCTCCAAAAAACGATACACTGGATTTTGTAAAAACAATGGGATTGCTTTATTATGACAAAAAAGACAACGTGAACCTGGCTCAAAAAATGAGCGCCTATTTCCTGGAGCATCTGCGGAATAAATATCATATCTTTTCAAAGGAACTGAATGAAGCCTTTGTCCGGGAAGTCAGTGATAAAAGCGGTGCCGACCCATCTCTGGTAACGACCATTGTCAACCAGATCAAAAAGGTCAACCAGGAAGGAGTCATTCCGGATGCCGACCTGGTCCTGTTACAGGCAAACATTGAAAAATTTTATAAGAGCGTTTAA
- a CDS encoding stage II sporulation protein M: MREALFIKKNKDRWLKNQQEPPEAPDEQARSFTQLVDDLAYAKTFYPTSKTTQYLNKQASDMYLSIYQNHKEDSSRITYFWKYELPLVIYKQRRAVLFAFILFIVFFLLAFFIAAKDQELANNFFGDNYVQKTLDNIADGNPFGIYETGNPVLSWLGIMINNIRVAFFFFVSGVFCGIPTLYKLAETGAMMGIFDQLFASRGLGIQFWMVVFVHGTLEITAIILAGAAGLVLGKSFLFPGTKKRMEAFAEGAKDGVKIMIGILPAFVIAALFEGLFTRLYNNASWFTTLLTAASVLFVIWYFIIYPVLLFRRGSSMIKEGSAKHA; the protein is encoded by the coding sequence TTGAGAGAAGCACTGTTTATTAAAAAAAATAAAGACCGCTGGCTGAAAAACCAACAGGAACCTCCGGAGGCGCCCGATGAGCAGGCCCGATCGTTTACCCAACTGGTTGACGACCTGGCTTATGCAAAAACTTTTTATCCCACCAGCAAAACCACACAGTATCTGAATAAACAGGCATCAGATATGTATCTAAGCATTTACCAGAACCATAAGGAAGATTCCAGCCGGATCACTTATTTCTGGAAATACGAATTACCGCTGGTCATCTATAAACAACGGAGGGCTGTTTTATTTGCCTTTATACTCTTCATTGTCTTTTTCCTGCTGGCGTTTTTTATTGCAGCAAAAGACCAGGAACTGGCCAATAATTTTTTTGGCGACAACTATGTACAAAAGACCCTGGATAATATCGCAGATGGCAATCCCTTTGGTATTTATGAAACCGGTAACCCGGTGTTAAGCTGGCTCGGTATTATGATCAACAATATCCGGGTAGCCTTCTTCTTTTTTGTTTCCGGTGTTTTTTGCGGCATTCCTACCCTTTACAAACTGGCTGAAACCGGCGCCATGATGGGCATTTTCGACCAGTTATTCGCCTCAAGGGGATTGGGCATCCAGTTCTGGATGGTGGTATTCGTGCATGGCACCCTGGAGATCACCGCTATTATCCTGGCAGGCGCGGCCGGCCTGGTTTTAGGGAAAAGTTTTTTGTTTCCCGGCACTAAAAAACGCATGGAGGCGTTTGCAGAAGGGGCAAAGGATGGTGTCAAAATCATGATCGGCATTTTGCCGGCGTTTGTCATTGCTGCACTTTTTGAAGGATTGTTCACAAGGCTCTATAATAATGCTTCCTGGTTTACCACGTTGCTAACGGCGGCCTCTGTCCTTTTTGTAATCTGGTATTTTATCATCTATCCGGTGCTGCTGTTCCGCCGGGGCAGCAGCATGATAAAGGAGGGCTCTGCAAAACATGCATAA
- a CDS encoding RDD family protein, with amino-acid sequence MPVISIPTSFNIDVAFEVPSFGRRLASLLIDMAVEICYLIAASWLVEKLTGPASYWNEDAQYNLWALQLLTVAPVFLYHIIMEITTNGQSVGKKIMRLRVVNDKGGKASVSQFLIRWLLRVSDLWMVMILFLLLRLEGGGTSLQTFFILLLALGFLVTDIVLVASSKRSQRIGDLLAHTILIRTNRQEDLSATIFREVRDDYVPVFPQVMHISDRDLNVIKNLLDNAHKTHRYESLRSAADRVQQYLKIETDMEPYQFLDKLLEDYNYLSTRQLV; translated from the coding sequence ATGCCGGTAATCAGCATTCCTACTTCTTTTAATATTGATGTGGCTTTTGAAGTGCCCAGCTTTGGAAGGCGGCTGGCATCCCTGCTGATTGATATGGCCGTGGAAATCTGTTACCTGATTGCGGCCTCCTGGCTGGTGGAAAAACTGACCGGCCCGGCATCTTATTGGAATGAGGATGCCCAGTATAATTTGTGGGCGCTTCAGTTGCTGACCGTCGCTCCCGTTTTTTTATACCATATCATTATGGAAATAACTACCAACGGTCAAAGTGTGGGTAAAAAAATAATGAGGCTGCGGGTCGTAAACGATAAGGGAGGAAAGGCGAGTGTCAGCCAGTTCCTGATCCGGTGGCTGCTGCGGGTTTCCGATCTTTGGATGGTGATGATCCTGTTCCTGCTGCTGCGTTTGGAAGGAGGTGGTACAAGCCTGCAGACTTTTTTTATACTGCTGCTGGCGCTGGGATTCCTGGTTACGGATATTGTGCTGGTGGCCTCTTCAAAACGGTCGCAGCGCATCGGCGACCTGCTGGCACATACCATCCTGATCCGCACGAACCGGCAGGAGGATCTTTCTGCAACGATCTTCCGGGAAGTACGTGATGATTATGTGCCGGTTTTCCCGCAGGTAATGCATATCTCCGACCGGGATCTGAACGTTATCAAAAACCTGTTGGATAACGCGCATAAGACCCACCGGTACGAATCCCTGAGGAGCGCCGCCGACCGCGTGCAACAGTACCTGAAAATTGAAACGGATATGGAGCCGTATCAGTTTTTAGATAAACTGCTGGAGGATTACAATTATCTTTCTACTCGGCAACTTGTTTAA
- a CDS encoding efflux transporter outer membrane subunit — MKSNNMIRVFNPLPALLLVMVLLQACFVAKPYQRPKDLVDDRYYRTDQLPADTTTIADLSWKELFTDEKLVGYINKALEENLDIRTAIQQIATAEAYMKQGRAGFFPTLSAGPSVTYQTNSLNTQLGQLAGGHRLHLFQYGISGNLSWEADIWGKIKSNKEAAVANFLKSQAAHQAVKSDLIAAIADTYYQLMSLDEQKKITEETIRYREQNLETTKALKNSGSLTQVAVKQSEALLLNSRGILVNLNNSIKLMENYFCMLLSIPPQSIERNTLDQQQINTSLAIGVPVQLLTNRPDVKAAEFGYMNAYHMTNAAKAAFYPSLTLSASGGLQSVDFDRLFSVSSLFATATGSLLQPVLNKRQIRTQYEVSQANQQMAYNSYKKTILNAAKEVSDALFSYDAQQKLIDFKRQEFQQYDSATQYSQELVNNGMGNYLDVITAMTNKLQAELNYVDAKYGKLNAVIQLYKALGGGWR, encoded by the coding sequence ATGAAATCAAACAATATGATCCGGGTATTTAACCCCCTGCCGGCATTGCTGCTGGTGATGGTCCTGCTACAGGCATGTTTTGTGGCAAAACCGTACCAGCGGCCCAAAGATCTGGTTGACGACCGTTATTACCGTACCGACCAGCTCCCTGCAGACACTACTACCATTGCAGACCTTTCCTGGAAGGAACTGTTTACGGATGAAAAACTGGTGGGTTATATCAACAAAGCACTTGAAGAAAACCTGGACATCCGGACCGCTATCCAGCAGATTGCCACTGCCGAAGCTTATATGAAACAAGGCAGAGCCGGCTTTTTTCCAACCTTATCCGCAGGACCATCCGTAACCTACCAGACCAATTCGCTGAATACACAGCTGGGGCAGCTGGCAGGCGGACACCGGCTGCACCTATTCCAGTACGGCATCAGTGGCAACCTATCCTGGGAAGCGGATATCTGGGGAAAGATCAAAAGCAATAAAGAAGCGGCTGTTGCCAATTTTCTGAAATCACAGGCCGCGCACCAGGCCGTAAAATCAGACCTGATCGCAGCCATTGCAGATACGTATTACCAGCTGATGTCATTGGATGAACAGAAAAAGATCACGGAGGAAACCATCCGTTACCGCGAGCAAAACCTGGAAACAACGAAGGCACTTAAAAATTCGGGCAGCCTCACCCAGGTAGCTGTAAAGCAAAGCGAAGCCCTGTTGTTGAATTCGAGAGGCATCCTGGTGAACCTGAACAACAGCATCAAGCTGATGGAAAACTACTTCTGTATGCTCCTGAGTATTCCTCCGCAATCCATCGAACGGAACACACTGGATCAGCAACAGATCAACACTTCCCTGGCCATTGGCGTGCCTGTACAGTTGCTCACAAACCGGCCGGATGTAAAAGCGGCCGAGTTTGGTTATATGAATGCCTATCACATGACCAACGCAGCAAAGGCAGCATTTTATCCTTCGCTAACCCTTAGCGCCAGCGGCGGACTGCAAAGCGTAGATTTTGACCGGCTCTTCAGCGTCAGCTCTCTTTTTGCAACCGCAACGGGATCCCTGCTGCAGCCTGTGTTGAATAAACGCCAGATCCGTACACAATATGAGGTATCGCAGGCCAACCAGCAAATGGCATACAACAGTTATAAGAAAACCATCCTGAATGCAGCAAAGGAGGTATCCGATGCCTTATTCAGTTATGATGCGCAGCAAAAACTCATCGATTTTAAAAGACAGGAATTTCAGCAATATGACTCTGCTACGCAGTATTCGCAGGAGCTTGTAAACAACGGTATGGGTAATTATCTGGATGTGATCACCGCCATGACCAACAAATTGCAGGCGGAACTGAATTACGTGGATGCCAAATATGGCAAACTGAATGCCGTGATTCAGTTATATAAAGCACTGGGGGGCGGCTGGCGGTAA
- a CDS encoding efflux RND transporter permease subunit translates to MIKTFINRPILSTVISVILVLLGILGVISLPVTQYPDIAPPTVNVRATYTGANAETVQKSVIIPIEEQVNGVEGMDYITSTAGNDGSATINVFFKQGIDPDIAAVNVQNRVARATPLLPAEVTRAGVVTQKQQTSALMFLTFYTTNKELNDVFLQNYLDINVIPGIKRIYGVGDATVFGGKSYSMRIWLDPQKLAAYGIQPSDVTAAINSQSLEAAAGSVGQNSGSAFEYVIKYKGKFNEKEQYDNIIIKSLGQGAFLRLKDVATVKLDALSYAGVGESSGNPGISMGIFQTPGSNAQQIIVDIKKYLKETEKTLPQGIGYVINYDTNEFLEASIEKVIHTLVEAFILVFIVVYIFLQDFRSTLIPAIAVPVSIIGTFFFLNLMGFSLNLLTLFALVLAIGIVVDDAIVVVEAVHAKMDHGERDPKKATMDAMHEITGAIISITLVMAAVFIPVTFISGPTGVFYKQFGITLIIAILISAVNALSLSPALCALLLRPHPEDHEHKKKNFLQRFFASFNAAFTAMTTRYGKAFIFLIRHKWVTLIILVASMGLILFISKKTPTGFVPAEDRGIIFGNVELPPSATMDRTYQAMKELTAKAAKIPGVQGVTFSTGRSLISGSGSNYGLAFIKLAPFKDRNSAKGQSVDDITKQLFGVGATIPDSRMIFFSPPSVPGFGNSAGFQLSLLNKGGQSISELDGTAQRFIGELMKRPEIQFAQTSFNTKYPQYEMVINVPKASEAGVSVSSLLSTMQGYIGGIYAADFTKYGKQYRVMVQALPEARMDINSLNSFFIKTGSGQMAPVSQFVTLERVYGPQSVTRFNLFSSADLTGATNPGYSTGDAIKAVQEVAQTTLSTSYGIDYSGLTREEINAGSQTLIIFALSLVFVYFILSAQYESYIIPLSVIISLPMGVMGAYLGQWLFGLENNIYFQIALIMLVGLLAKNAILIVEFGVQRRHRGESIPMAAINAAKARLRPILMTSFAFIAGMMPLVYATGIGAIGNRSIATGAASGLLIGTILGLLVIPVLFVIFQWLQERIRPVKINKAEKLSE, encoded by the coding sequence ATGATTAAAACATTTATCAACCGACCGATCCTGTCTACGGTGATCTCCGTAATACTTGTATTACTGGGGATACTGGGAGTCATTTCCCTGCCCGTAACACAGTATCCAGATATTGCCCCGCCCACGGTAAACGTGCGGGCAACCTATACCGGCGCCAATGCCGAAACCGTACAAAAAAGTGTAATCATTCCTATTGAAGAACAGGTGAACGGCGTGGAGGGGATGGATTATATTACTTCCACCGCGGGTAATGACGGTAGTGCCACCATCAACGTATTCTTTAAACAGGGTATTGACCCGGACATTGCTGCGGTAAACGTACAGAACCGTGTGGCGCGCGCCACGCCTCTGCTGCCAGCCGAGGTAACAAGGGCTGGGGTGGTAACTCAAAAGCAGCAGACCAGCGCCCTGATGTTCCTTACCTTTTATACCACTAATAAGGAGCTCAATGATGTATTCCTGCAAAACTACCTCGATATTAACGTGATTCCCGGTATCAAACGGATCTACGGAGTGGGCGATGCCACCGTATTCGGTGGAAAGTCGTACTCGATGCGTATCTGGCTGGATCCGCAAAAGCTGGCCGCATATGGCATCCAGCCCAGTGATGTAACCGCCGCCATCAATAGCCAGAGCCTGGAAGCCGCAGCAGGATCTGTGGGGCAGAACAGCGGAAGCGCCTTTGAATATGTGATCAAGTACAAAGGCAAATTCAACGAAAAAGAACAATACGATAACATCATCATCAAATCGCTTGGGCAAGGTGCGTTTTTACGGCTGAAAGATGTAGCCACCGTAAAACTGGATGCCCTGTCTTATGCTGGTGTAGGCGAAAGCTCCGGAAACCCCGGTATCAGTATGGGCATCTTCCAGACACCCGGGTCTAATGCCCAGCAAATCATCGTGGATATAAAAAAATATCTGAAAGAGACCGAAAAAACACTACCACAGGGAATCGGCTATGTGATCAATTATGATACCAACGAGTTTCTGGAAGCCTCTATCGAAAAGGTCATTCACACCCTGGTGGAAGCCTTTATCCTGGTATTTATTGTCGTGTACATCTTCCTGCAGGATTTCCGCTCTACGCTCATCCCGGCTATTGCCGTTCCGGTATCCATTATAGGTACCTTTTTCTTCCTGAACCTGATGGGCTTTTCATTAAACCTGCTGACCCTGTTTGCATTGGTGCTGGCCATCGGTATCGTTGTGGACGATGCCATCGTAGTGGTAGAGGCCGTCCACGCCAAAATGGATCACGGGGAACGGGATCCCAAAAAAGCTACCATGGATGCCATGCACGAAATCACGGGCGCCATCATCTCCATTACTCTTGTAATGGCTGCGGTGTTTATTCCTGTAACCTTTATCAGTGGTCCTACCGGTGTATTCTATAAACAGTTCGGTATTACACTGATCATAGCCATTCTTATCTCCGCAGTAAACGCGCTTTCCCTCAGTCCTGCACTCTGTGCGCTACTCCTGCGGCCGCATCCGGAAGATCATGAACATAAAAAGAAAAATTTCCTCCAGCGCTTTTTTGCCAGTTTCAATGCGGCTTTTACGGCAATGACCACACGTTACGGAAAAGCGTTCATTTTTCTTATCCGTCATAAATGGGTTACGCTGATTATCCTGGTGGCTTCAATGGGTCTGATTCTTTTCATCAGCAAAAAGACGCCAACCGGCTTTGTACCTGCGGAAGACCGGGGTATTATATTCGGCAACGTGGAGCTGCCGCCCAGTGCTACCATGGACCGTACTTACCAGGCTATGAAAGAGCTTACCGCCAAAGCCGCAAAAATACCCGGAGTACAGGGCGTTACTTTCAGCACCGGGCGAAGCCTGATCTCCGGTTCGGGAAGCAACTACGGGCTTGCCTTTATCAAACTGGCGCCGTTTAAAGACCGGAATTCCGCAAAGGGACAAAGTGTGGATGATATCACCAAACAATTATTTGGTGTAGGCGCTACCATACCGGACTCCAGGATGATCTTCTTTAGTCCACCCAGCGTACCGGGTTTTGGTAACAGCGCCGGTTTTCAGCTTTCCCTACTCAACAAAGGCGGACAGTCGATCAGTGAACTGGATGGAACCGCTCAGCGCTTTATCGGCGAGTTGATGAAGCGCCCGGAAATCCAGTTTGCACAAACATCATTCAACACCAAGTATCCGCAATATGAAATGGTGATCAATGTACCAAAAGCCAGCGAGGCTGGTGTATCGGTAAGCAGTCTGTTATCTACCATGCAGGGTTATATCGGTGGCATCTACGCCGCAGATTTTACAAAATACGGTAAGCAGTACCGCGTAATGGTGCAGGCCCTGCCCGAAGCAAGGATGGACATCAACAGCCTGAATTCCTTTTTTATCAAAACAGGAAGTGGTCAAATGGCACCAGTATCACAGTTTGTAACACTGGAACGCGTTTACGGTCCACAGTCCGTTACCCGTTTCAACCTGTTCTCTTCTGCCGATCTTACGGGGGCTACCAACCCCGGTTACAGTACGGGAGATGCCATCAAAGCGGTACAGGAAGTAGCCCAGACCACGCTTTCCACCAGTTATGGAATCGACTATTCCGGTTTAACAAGAGAAGAAATCAATGCCGGTTCGCAAACGCTGATCATCTTTGCATTGAGTCTTGTATTTGTATACTTTATTCTCAGCGCCCAGTATGAAAGCTATATCATCCCGCTTTCGGTAATTATTTCCCTGCCCATGGGGGTAATGGGCGCCTACCTGGGGCAGTGGTTATTCGGGCTTGAAAACAATATCTATTTCCAGATCGCGTTGATCATGCTGGTGGGGCTGCTCGCCAAAAATGCAATCCTGATCGTGGAATTTGGGGTGCAGCGCCGGCACAGAGGAGAGAGCATTCCCATGGCCGCCATCAACGCAGCGAAGGCAAGGTTGCGCCCCATTCTCATGACCTCCTTTGCATTTATCGCCGGTATGATGCCCCTGGTATATGCAACCGGTATCGGTGCCATTGGTAACCGCTCCATTGCCACCGGTGCGGCCTCCGGCCTGTTGATTGGTACCATCCTTGGGTTATTAGTCATACCGGTGCTGTTTGTGATCTTCCAGTGGCTGCAGGAAAGGATCCGCCCGGTTAAGATCAATAAGGCTGAAAAATTATCAGAATAA
- a CDS encoding efflux RND transporter periplasmic adaptor subunit: MNTKTRFAASSLVILLLAACGGKKQAPNPNAARPYPVITVPVKTVTGYSAYPASIQGRNNNDVRAKISGYIKEVLVDEGQAVRKGQVLFRLETNTLSQTADAAKSGVNAAEASISTAEANVNAAQVEVNKLTPLVEKNIISNVQLETAKANLRSAQSQLVQARANRGQAQANYRSAAANVEYSIIRSPIDGIVGKLPLRVGSLVGPTDPTPLTTVSDVSEIYAYFSMNEKEYLSFLEQTPGLTVAQKLNNIPPVSLELANGSEYGQKGKVKAVTGQIDPNTGTILFRVSFPNQGRLLANGNSGTIKIPKTYTDVLAVPEAATFEQQGIIYVYKVGKDTVNSVVVGVLDRINNMALLGGGVNKGDTIIAAGVGGLRNGAAIIPRPADFDSITNAIKPVF; the protein is encoded by the coding sequence ATGAATACAAAGACCCGTTTTGCAGCAAGCAGCCTCGTTATCCTTCTCCTGGCTGCCTGTGGAGGAAAAAAACAAGCACCCAATCCTAATGCCGCAAGGCCATACCCTGTAATTACCGTACCGGTAAAAACCGTTACCGGCTACAGTGCATACCCGGCAAGCATCCAGGGGCGCAACAACAATGATGTGCGCGCAAAAATATCCGGATATATTAAAGAAGTACTCGTAGACGAGGGACAGGCCGTTCGCAAAGGGCAGGTACTGTTCCGTCTGGAGACCAATACCCTTTCGCAAACCGCAGATGCAGCCAAAAGCGGCGTGAATGCAGCAGAAGCCAGCATCAGCACGGCAGAGGCCAATGTTAATGCTGCGCAGGTAGAAGTTAATAAACTAACACCGCTGGTGGAAAAAAACATCATTAGCAATGTGCAACTCGAAACGGCAAAAGCGAACCTGCGTTCTGCTCAAAGTCAGCTGGTGCAGGCGAGGGCCAACCGTGGCCAGGCGCAGGCCAATTATCGCAGCGCGGCGGCCAATGTGGAATATTCCATCATCCGCAGCCCTATCGACGGTATTGTGGGTAAACTGCCGTTACGGGTAGGTAGCCTGGTAGGACCTACAGATCCTACGCCCCTTACCACGGTTTCCGACGTGAGCGAGATCTATGCCTACTTTTCAATGAACGAAAAAGAATACCTGAGCTTCCTGGAACAAACACCGGGGCTAACAGTTGCGCAAAAGCTCAATAACATTCCCCCTGTTTCACTGGAACTTGCCAATGGATCTGAATATGGCCAAAAAGGAAAGGTAAAAGCCGTTACCGGCCAGATTGATCCGAATACCGGAACCATTCTCTTCCGCGTATCCTTCCCCAACCAGGGAAGATTACTGGCAAACGGAAACAGCGGCACCATCAAAATCCCTAAAACCTATACTGATGTTTTGGCCGTTCCGGAGGCCGCCACTTTTGAGCAACAGGGAATTATTTATGTATATAAAGTAGGTAAAGACACCGTAAACTCAGTGGTTGTAGGCGTTCTGGACCGTATTAACAACATGGCCCTGCTGGGTGGAGGTGTTAACAAGGGTGATACCATTATCGCAGCCGGCGTGGGCGGATTGCGGAACGGTGCCGCTATAATACCCCGTCCTGCTGATTTTGACAGTATTACTAACGCCATTAAACCTGTTTTTTAA
- a CDS encoding GbsR/MarR family transcriptional regulator: MVATKKELYQDMVTFYGNLYGLPPLNAKIYVYMMIDLKTDGYTFDELLEKFNVSKSSLSNSLQMLVQNKYVEYITPIDSRKRYYRINPKFMGIRFGNILEKLVREKELMQRMVQCNKQVKHPNEQVIKGINQYITILDKHIRTVESTVKSLHQ; encoded by the coding sequence ATGGTAGCAACAAAAAAAGAACTTTATCAGGATATGGTCACCTTCTACGGGAACCTTTATGGGCTTCCGCCGCTGAATGCCAAGATCTATGTATATATGATGATCGACCTGAAAACAGACGGCTATACGTTTGATGAACTGCTTGAAAAATTTAACGTTAGCAAGAGCTCGTTATCCAACAGCCTGCAAATGCTGGTACAGAACAAATATGTGGAGTATATTACCCCCATTGATTCGCGGAAGCGGTATTACCGCATCAATCCCAAATTCATGGGCATCCGCTTTGGTAATATCCTCGAAAAGCTGGTGCGCGAAAAAGAGCTTATGCAGCGGATGGTACAATGCAATAAGCAGGTAAAACATCCCAACGAGCAGGTCATCAAAGGGATCAACCAGTACATAACTATTTTAGATAAACATATCAGAACCGTAGAAAGCACCGTAAAAAGTTTACACCAATAA
- the miaA gene encoding tRNA (adenosine(37)-N6)-dimethylallyltransferase MiaA has translation MPLHKNVLVVIAGPTAVGKTAVAIEVARQLNTVILSADSRQCFKELSIGVARPSEAELQAVPHYFIASHSVHEEMSAAIYETYALQLLDTLFRQHPVVVVTGGTGLYIKALLEGLDPVPAVAADLRSEIISSYETLGLGWLQQQLQKKDPLFASKGEMQNPQRMMRALEVVEATGRSILEFQSQTKQRRPFETICIGLELPRPLLYERINQRVLNMMEAGLEAEVRGLLPLRRLNALQTVGYQELFQYFDGTLSREQAIALLQQNTRRYAKRQLTWFKKQPEFHWVEDTAYQTILPFIKSMLE, from the coding sequence ATGCCGCTTCATAAAAATGTTCTCGTTGTAATTGCTGGTCCCACTGCTGTTGGTAAAACCGCCGTGGCCATCGAGGTTGCCCGGCAGCTCAATACGGTGATTCTTTCTGCCGACAGCCGTCAGTGTTTTAAAGAGTTATCCATAGGTGTGGCCCGCCCTTCGGAAGCAGAATTACAGGCTGTTCCTCATTATTTTATTGCATCACACAGCGTTCACGAAGAAATGAGCGCAGCCATTTATGAAACCTATGCACTGCAATTGCTGGACACTCTGTTCCGTCAACACCCGGTTGTTGTAGTTACCGGCGGCACGGGCCTCTATATAAAGGCCCTGCTGGAAGGATTGGATCCCGTACCAGCCGTTGCAGCCGACCTCCGGAGCGAAATCATCAGCAGCTATGAAACCCTTGGGCTGGGCTGGCTGCAACAGCAACTGCAAAAAAAAGATCCGCTGTTTGCGTCAAAAGGTGAAATGCAGAATCCGCAGCGGATGATGCGCGCACTGGAAGTAGTGGAGGCCACCGGCCGGTCGATTCTTGAATTCCAGTCTCAAACCAAACAACGCCGTCCTTTTGAAACGATCTGTATAGGGCTCGAACTCCCAAGGCCCCTGCTTTATGAACGGATTAACCAACGGGTACTTAACATGATGGAGGCAGGGCTGGAGGCAGAAGTCCGCGGCCTTTTACCCCTGCGCCGACTGAATGCCCTGCAAACCGTAGGTTACCAGGAACTATTTCAATATTTTGACGGAACACTGAGCCGCGAACAGGCCATTGCCCTCCTGCAACAAAACACCCGGCGTTATGCCAAACGACAGCTGACCTGGTTTAAAAAACAACCGGAGTTTCATTGGGTGGAAGACACCGCTTACCAAACTATTTTACCGTTTATAAAATCCATGCTGGAATAG
- a CDS encoding plasmid pRiA4b ORF-3 family protein, with translation MAILKFRVYFEEDDSIYRDIAVLHTQTFFDLHGTILKAFDFDNKHQATFFRSNDQWQKGREITLEVYPDRNYKVAPLLMRTTTIGSEIKNTNQRFTYSYDFQKHWDFLIELINVSKDGSAAVDYPKITRTEGISPKQYGTKGLLGEKFADIEEKYDLTRSAEGFGEKGEDGEDVGIDEGEGVEDYNDGLED, from the coding sequence ATGGCTATTTTAAAATTCAGGGTATATTTTGAAGAGGATGACAGTATCTACAGAGATATTGCGGTGCTGCATACCCAAACTTTTTTTGACCTGCACGGAACGATTCTCAAGGCATTCGATTTTGACAATAAGCACCAGGCTACTTTTTTCAGGAGCAATGATCAGTGGCAAAAGGGCCGCGAAATTACCCTGGAAGTATATCCCGATAGAAATTATAAGGTAGCACCGCTATTGATGCGCACAACAACCATCGGTTCCGAAATAAAAAACACGAACCAGCGCTTTACCTATAGTTACGATTTCCAGAAGCACTGGGATTTTCTCATCGAACTGATCAACGTTTCAAAAGATGGCAGTGCTGCGGTCGATTACCCGAAAATTACCCGTACTGAAGGAATCAGTCCCAAGCAATACGGCACGAAAGGCCTGTTGGGCGAGAAATTTGCCGATATTGAAGAGAAATATGATCTTACCCGGTCTGCCGAAGGTTTTGGAGAAAAGGGCGAAGACGGAGAAGATGTAGGTATTGATGAAGGTGAAGGCGTAGAAGATTATAACGATGGCCTGGAGGATTAG